Proteins encoded by one window of Desulfomonilia bacterium:
- a CDS encoding radical SAM protein has protein sequence MTKKKIDNEIFKGKNILLVNPWIYDFAAYDMWARPLGLLYIGSLLRAYGCEITFIDCLQADPLPRKPGGHGKFRRKVVEKPQALAFFPRNYSRYGIDPDEFDLRLKGIPEPDAILVTSLMTYWYPGVIDAIRRIKKRYAEIPVILGGIYATLLGEHASRFSGADMIIQGEGEAGAVETLCSIWNIEKPRLFDTADLDAFPYPAFDLTSSPYVCILTSRGCQYRCTYCASKILNKGFRRRNPVMVADEIGFWNSKGIRDFAFYDDALLYEPELTAIPLMEEIIKRDIKVQFHCPNGLHANSISEEVATLMKKSGFRTIRLGLETSDSALQTATGSKVTNQEFALAVKNLHKAGYADNDIGVYVLCGMPKQDIRQVIDTVNFVKTTGARPLIAEYSPIPGTPLWPEAVKVSPFPIESEPLFHNNSLLPCRWENLTYEMYRKLKAEIK, from the coding sequence GTGACAAAGAAAAAGATTGATAATGAGATTTTCAAGGGGAAGAATATCCTCCTTGTCAATCCATGGATTTATGACTTTGCCGCCTATGACATGTGGGCCAGGCCCCTTGGGCTTCTTTATATCGGCTCACTGCTCAGGGCTTATGGCTGTGAGATCACCTTTATAGACTGCCTTCAGGCAGACCCTTTGCCCAGAAAACCGGGAGGACATGGAAAGTTCAGGAGGAAGGTCGTCGAAAAACCGCAGGCGCTAGCCTTCTTCCCGAGAAATTATTCCAGGTACGGGATTGACCCTGATGAATTTGATTTAAGGCTTAAAGGCATTCCCGAACCTGATGCGATTCTTGTAACTTCTCTCATGACATACTGGTATCCAGGTGTAATCGATGCAATCAGGCGGATAAAAAAGAGATATGCAGAAATTCCTGTTATTCTCGGCGGCATATACGCGACACTTCTCGGCGAGCATGCATCGAGATTTTCAGGCGCCGATATGATAATTCAGGGTGAAGGTGAAGCAGGCGCTGTTGAAACCCTGTGCTCGATATGGAATATCGAGAAGCCCCGCCTGTTTGATACCGCAGACCTTGACGCATTTCCCTATCCTGCTTTTGACCTTACATCCTCACCATATGTATGCATACTGACGTCAAGGGGATGCCAATATCGATGTACTTACTGTGCATCAAAAATCTTAAATAAAGGATTCAGAAGGCGCAACCCAGTAATGGTAGCCGATGAAATCGGGTTCTGGAACTCAAAGGGAATCAGGGATTTTGCATTTTATGATGATGCACTCCTGTACGAGCCTGAACTCACAGCGATTCCCCTCATGGAAGAAATTATAAAAAGGGATATCAAGGTTCAATTCCATTGTCCGAACGGTCTTCATGCAAATTCAATAAGTGAAGAAGTTGCAACGCTGATGAAAAAATCCGGCTTCAGGACAATAAGGCTTGGACTTGAGACTTCAGACTCGGCTTTACAGACTGCAACGGGTTCAAAGGTTACGAATCAGGAGTTTGCCCTGGCAGTAAAGAATCTCCATAAAGCCGGGTATGCCGATAACGACATCGGGGTATATGTACTTTGCGGCATGCCGAAGCAGGATATCAGGCAGGTTATCGATACGGTTAATTTTGTAAAGACAACCGGGGCACGACCCTTGATAGCAGAATATTCCCCGATTCCAGGAACGCCTTTGTGGCCGGAAGCAGTCAAGGTAAGCCCTTTCCCCATAGAATCGGAACCGCTCTTTCACAATAACTCGCTCCTTCCCTGCAGGTGGGAAAATCTTACATATGAGATGTACAGAAAATTGAAGGCTGAGATTAAATAA
- a CDS encoding glycerol-3-phosphate dehydrogenase/oxidase — protein sequence MKRDLKALSEKTYDLLVIGGGITGACVLWDAALRGLKTALIDKSDFGAATSAATSKLIHGGLRYLKTMELGLVRESLQERRILEMIAPHLVYPMPFIFPAYGWGMRGLPAVISAMVFYDSLAYDRKWINDDDRKIPAHERLNAEEILELAPGLVKEGLKGGVIYHDCQMYSPERLTLEFILSGVEYGAEAANYTEVTELINEGDTITGVRVRDVLSGEEYSIRSRVTINATGPWADLMLGKLKGKTHHGLVRSKGIHIITRAIGKDKAITLQTPGGRHFFIIPWRGHSLIGTTDELFKGNPDDFKVTENDIQGLISEVNEGYPSANLKRSDVLFHYGGLRPIVEKETSIEVEVYDASRKYEIYDHEVDDRIKGFITVIGGKYTTSRNLAAQLVDLTVSKLGKEPLPCMTHTTPLYGGDIARYSTFVERAKIKRPAGLPDEIIENLCRNYGTRYLDVIATSPKKLEKVCDSLPDITAEAVYSLKNEMALRLSDILFRRTGICTLGNPGADVIDNIASIAAKELKWTKAKKALEIDSVMSAFETLKE from the coding sequence GATGCGGCTTTAAGAGGCCTGAAAACAGCACTCATCGACAAATCGGATTTTGGCGCAGCCACCTCGGCTGCGACATCCAAACTCATACACGGAGGACTCAGATATTTAAAGACAATGGAGCTTGGCCTTGTCAGGGAATCGCTGCAGGAAAGGCGCATACTGGAAATGATAGCCCCGCACCTCGTATATCCGATGCCTTTTATTTTCCCAGCCTACGGATGGGGAATGCGCGGTCTTCCGGCAGTAATATCGGCCATGGTGTTTTATGATTCGCTCGCATATGACAGGAAATGGATTAACGACGACGACAGAAAAATCCCCGCGCATGAGAGATTAAATGCCGAAGAAATTCTTGAACTGGCACCCGGCCTTGTAAAGGAAGGGCTCAAGGGAGGCGTCATATACCATGACTGCCAGATGTATTCGCCTGAAAGGCTGACACTTGAATTCATACTCTCGGGTGTCGAATACGGTGCGGAAGCTGCAAATTACACTGAAGTGACTGAACTTATCAACGAAGGCGACACCATAACCGGAGTCAGAGTACGTGACGTGCTGTCAGGCGAGGAATATTCAATTCGTTCCAGGGTCACAATCAATGCGACAGGCCCCTGGGCTGACCTTATGCTGGGCAAACTCAAGGGAAAGACTCATCATGGACTTGTCAGGTCAAAGGGCATTCATATAATCACTCGTGCCATAGGCAAAGATAAGGCCATAACCCTTCAGACCCCGGGCGGCAGGCATTTCTTTATAATCCCCTGGAGAGGCCACAGCCTCATCGGTACTACGGATGAACTCTTCAAGGGAAATCCCGATGACTTCAAGGTAACTGAAAACGATATCCAGGGTCTCATAAGCGAGGTTAACGAAGGATACCCTTCTGCAAACTTAAAGCGCTCCGACGTGCTTTTCCATTATGGAGGACTGAGGCCAATAGTTGAAAAAGAAACAAGCATAGAAGTAGAAGTATATGATGCCTCACGCAAGTATGAGATATACGATCATGAGGTGGATGACCGGATAAAGGGCTTCATTACAGTCATTGGGGGAAAGTATACCACATCGAGAAACCTTGCCGCACAGCTTGTCGACCTCACAGTCAGCAAGCTCGGAAAAGAGCCATTGCCCTGTATGACCCATACCACGCCGCTTTATGGAGGGGACATAGCCAGATATTCTACATTTGTAGAAAGGGCAAAGATAAAAAGGCCTGCCGGACTTCCGGATGAAATAATAGAGAATCTCTGCAGAAACTACGGTACCAGATATCTCGATGTAATAGCGACATCCCCGAAGAAACTGGAAAAGGTCTGTGACAGCCTCCCTGATATTACTGCCGAGGCTGTTTATTCACTGAAAAATGAAATGGCGTTAAGGCTTTCCGACATCCTCTTCAGAAGAACCGGCATATGCACTCTTGGAAATCCCGGTGCCGATGTCATAGACAATATCGCTTCCATCGCAGCTAAAGAACTCAAGTGGACCAAGGCAAAAAAGGCCCTGGAAATCGATTCAGTAATGTCGGCATTTGAGACGCTGAAGGAATAG